The following coding sequences are from one Poecile atricapillus isolate bPoeAtr1 chromosome 28, bPoeAtr1.hap1, whole genome shotgun sequence window:
- the LOC131589157 gene encoding merozoite surface protein CMZ-8-like produces the protein MSPRGGDSPSSPLSPHTHNVPTGGDSPSSPLSPHTHNVPTGGDSPAPHSTPAAPPGGALSPVLSPARPRPRPPPEMAPSRSPARSRSFRCGAIVAGLVGPAVSVSIRVHRARAP, from the coding sequence ATGTCCCCACGGGGGGGTGATTCCCCCtcgtccccgctgtcccctcacaCCCACAATGTCCCCACGGGGGGTGATTCCCCCtcgtccccgctgtcccctcacaCCCACAATGTCCCCACGGGGGGTGATTCCCCAGCCCCGCATAGCACACCGGCcgcgccgccagggggcgccctCTCCCCCGTACTTTCCCCCGCGCGccctcggccccgcccgccgccggaAATGGCCCCGTCCCGGAGTCCTGCGCGCTCTCGTTCCTTCCGGTGCGGCGCCATCGTCGCGGGGCTGGTGGGGCCGGCTGTATCTGTGTCCATCCGCGTCCATCGGGCCCGGGCGCCGTAG
- the RPL36 gene encoding large ribosomal subunit protein eL36 — protein MAIRYPMAVGLNKGYKVTKNVSKPRQCRRRGRLTKHTKFVRDMIREVCGFAPYERRAMELLKVSKDKRALKFIKKRVGTHIRAKRKREELSNVLAAMRKAAAKKD, from the exons ATGGCCATCCGCTACCCCATGGCCGTGGGCCTTAACAAGGGCTACAAGGTGACCAAGAACGTGTCCAAGCCCCGGCAGTGTCGCCGCCGCGGG CGCCTGACCAAACACACCAAGTTTGTGCGAGACATGATCAGGGAAGTCTGTGGCTTTGCACCTTATGAGCGACGTGCAATGGAGTTGCTGAAAGTGTCCAAGGACAAACGTGCGCTGAAGTTCATCAAGAAGCGG gttGGCACTCACATTCGGGCCAAGAGGAAGCGGGAGGAACTCAGTAATGTCCTGGCGGCCATGAGGAAAGCTGCTGCAAAGAAGGATTGA